In Mus musculus strain C57BL/6J chromosome 14, GRCm38.p6 C57BL/6J, the following are encoded in one genomic region:
- the Gm8267 gene encoding uncharacterized protein LOC666744 has translation MFSRLLRLFHRENGNQGETRPRQKESGIPSCKKGRMKSFWGRHMSAGRTSSQSCNISNHMKNMNKLEDMKFYIRKINAEREELFRILDIDMNTDLNYRMNTEFTIIKSQHEKTMLDMEKMMQSISDTIEKYKEFIEDNDSYRCEILQQKLEHGRDQDKVSFEENFYSGIPACAKQILHLIPSTHGYHLLHFLPLLFFFLAMNSP, from the exons ATGTTTTCCCGGCTGCTCAGACTATTTCACAGGGAGAATGGCAATCAAGGAGAGACaagaccaaggcagaaggaatCTGGCATCCCTTCTTGtaaaaaaggaagaatgaaatcatTCTGGGGAAGACACA TGTCTGCTGGGAGAACATCATCCCAAAGTTGCAACATCTCTAATCATATGAAGAATATGAATAAACTAGAAGATATGAAATTTTATATCAGGAAGATAAATGCTGAGCGGGAAGAACTTTTTCGAATCTTGGACATTGACATGAACACTgatttgaactacag gatgaacactgaattcaccatcattaaatcacaacatgagaagacaatgttggatatggaaAAAATGATGCAGTCAATAAGTGATACCATTGAGAAGTACAAGGAATTCATAGAAGATAAcgattcctacag gTGTGAAATACTCCAGCAGAAACTGGAACATGGAAGAGACCAGGACAAGGTCTCCTTTGAAGAGAACTTCTATAGTGGGATCCCTGCATGTGCGAAGCAAATACTTCATCTCATCCCCAGTACTCATGGCTATCATCTGttgcattttcttcctttactttttttttttcttgcaatgaATAGCCCTTAA
- the Gm8267 gene encoding uncharacterized protein LOC666744 isoform X1: MKNMNKLEDMKFYIRKINAEREELFRILDIDMNTDLNYRMNTEFTIIKSQHEKTMLDMEKMMQSISDTIEKYKEFIEDNDSYSIRHTHLLKECNQLKKKVRMLLNENRKLLVEQADQEASFGEEKRFCDETSKNIHPKCKAAAGVKYSSRNWNMEETRTRSPLKRTSIVGSLHVRSKYFISSPVLMAIICCIFFLYFFFFLQ, translated from the exons ATGAAGAATATGAATAAACTAGAAGATATGAAATTTTATATCAGGAAGATAAATGCTGAGCGGGAAGAACTTTTTCGAATCTTGGACATTGACATGAACACTgatttgaactacag gatgaacactgaattcaccatcattaaatcacaacatgagaagacaatgttggatatggaaAAAATGATGCAGTCAATAAGTGATACCATTGAGAAGTACAAGGAATTCATAGAAGATAAcgattcctacag CATCAGGCACACCCACCTCCTGAAAGAATGCAATCAATTGAAGAAAAAAGTAAGGATGttgctgaatgagaacagaaagctgctggtagagcaggctgaccaggaGGCATCCTTTGgtgaagaaaagaggttctgtgaTGAGACCAGCAAGAACATACATCCCAAGTgcaaagcagcagcag gTGTGAAATACTCCAGCAGAAACTGGAACATGGAAGAGACCAGGACAAGGTCTCCTTTGAAGAGAACTTCTATAGTGGGATCCCTGCATGTGCGAAGCAAATACTTCATCTCATCCCCAGTACTCATGGCTATCATCTGttgcattttcttcctttactttttttttttcttgcaatga
- the Gm8267 gene encoding uncharacterized protein LOC666744 isoform X2 — MFSRLLRLFHRENGNQGETRPRQKESGIPSCKKGRMKSFWGRHMSAGRTSSQSCNISNHMKNMNKLEDMKFYIRKINAEREELFRILDIDMNTDLNYRMNTEFTIIKSQHEKTMLDMEKMMQSISDTIEKYKEFIEDNDSYSIRHTHLLKECNQLKKKVRMLLNENRKLLVEQADQEASFGEEKRFCDETSKNIHPKCKAAAGVKYSSRNWNMEETRTRSPLKRTSIVGSLHVRSKYFISSPVLMAIICCIFFLYFFFFLQ; from the exons ATGTTTTCCCGGCTGCTCAGACTATTTCACAGGGAGAATGGCAATCAAGGAGAGACaagaccaaggcagaaggaatCTGGCATCCCTTCTTGtaaaaaaggaagaatgaaatcatTCTGGGGAAGACACA TGTCTGCTGGGAGAACATCATCCCAAAGTTGCAACATCTCTAATCATATGAAGAATATGAATAAACTAGAAGATATGAAATTTTATATCAGGAAGATAAATGCTGAGCGGGAAGAACTTTTTCGAATCTTGGACATTGACATGAACACTgatttgaactacag gatgaacactgaattcaccatcattaaatcacaacatgagaagacaatgttggatatggaaAAAATGATGCAGTCAATAAGTGATACCATTGAGAAGTACAAGGAATTCATAGAAGATAAcgattcctacag CATCAGGCACACCCACCTCCTGAAAGAATGCAATCAATTGAAGAAAAAAGTAAGGATGttgctgaatgagaacagaaagctgctggtagagcaggctgaccaggaGGCATCCTTTGgtgaagaaaagaggttctgtgaTGAGACCAGCAAGAACATACATCCCAAGTgcaaagcagcagcag gTGTGAAATACTCCAGCAGAAACTGGAACATGGAAGAGACCAGGACAAGGTCTCCTTTGAAGAGAACTTCTATAGTGGGATCCCTGCATGTGCGAAGCAAATACTTCATCTCATCCCCAGTACTCATGGCTATCATCTGttgcattttcttcctttactttttttttttcttgcaatga